The following coding sequences are from one Diabrotica virgifera virgifera chromosome 2, PGI_DIABVI_V3a window:
- the LOC126880952 gene encoding uncharacterized protein LOC126880952 codes for MSCKHYLTSAILLQIGSLEGFYVFEHEHVRKRSLQASDHHHRKLNDEPQVHKQSLFRVRYSELDDVLESFNKNHQNIVTNLLNSEPTDAQLDSEDIIRSQFLNDYYQIKANFADLFENDDNSQKNEQNIAASNAVQPPSNVRLPQLELVKFSGEFTSAITFFDLFDALVHRRPNVDDTEKLTYLIQSLEGPPLRLAKSLPLARENYVRIYDKLKNRYLNKRLRAMAHWCKIEEAPATMFKNSDSYSNLIDTFSENLSALENLGYKISDFVLAYKILTKLDEETHQRFELLHGSSEMPTFIQLSDFLESQCISFDSSLLSPCSPKDSNRKNKSPSKHNANKNGSKVNNRYSFFSKPNTTTCLLCSADHHLKDCSLFLNKSSYERYNACKRMRLCFKCLEKHDSRSCSVTSHCGHCNSSHHSLLHFKKSESATHGATSVAAAPTTASSDAQVNTGTLSSHAASLGSVTSKNSSVLLATAVVEIMDGCGLYQPVRALIDGGSMTSFVSQSCIRQLGIRHSSATLSVQGIGAIKSTVVGRVDLQIKPVDRVDPIFNCEAFVLPKICEDLPVVSLDVGHWSYIANLKLADPRFHLSGKVDLLLGADIFSQLLLEGKVQTPRGMPDALNTVFGYVLMGPCSSVPMTSATSLFCHVDQMFSLEESVKQFWSLETVPEVECSAPEDILCEKNFVENVCRDGSGRYTVALPFRELSPVFPGMFELAVNRFLSLEKRLLKNPSVYQEYCTFMKDYLDLHHMELVFSPDEELQEFRLLTVTYGVSSAPFLALRTLLQLSEDEGREFPLAAEVLRTSTYVDDIVCGGDTLEIALDLRNELISLLSRGQFELRKWSSNDMRLLEGLPESHIGKKPISFDDTSCSSPLKILGLVWNAQLDCFSFEVTALDKSCTKRSMLSELARVFDPVGFLAPMTLFTKHLIQRLWLSGIDWDDSPPDSICKVWNQYKEQLLSLAQLEIPRCMFVSRYICCEERLSPNSWFYVPSAQNPADLASRGVLPALMLEQSHWFAGPEFLYNTDPIPDASCCFSECAEMFDEERTVTLACVNDDNFLENLLNDISDFSFIRRLIAWILRFAWNSKFPNDKREVSGMSKAHPVPTNVSDASVYIFKESGQFSKNILNMLS; via the exons GTTCATAAGCAGTCGCTTTTTCGTGTTCGGTACTCAGAGTTAGACGATGTTTTGGAGAGTTTTAAcaaaaatcatcaaaacatcGTTACAAATCTTTTGAACTCTGAACCTACGGATGCTCAATTAGATTCTGAGGACATTATTCGTTCCCAATTTTTAAATGATTATTATCAGATCAAGGCTAATTTCGCGGATCTCTTTGAAAATGATGATAATAGTCAAAAAAATGAGCAAAATATCGCCGCTTCGAATGCAGTACAACCTCCTAGTAATGTTCGCTTGCCGCAGTTAGAATTAGTTAAATTTTCCGGTGAGTTTACGTCAGCAATTACTTTTTTTGACTTGTTCGATGCGCTTGTGCACCGTAGACCTAACGTTGATGATACGGAAAAATTAACGTATTTGATTCAAAGTTTAGAAGGGCCTCCTTTAAGGTTAGCTAAATCCTTGCCTTTAGCTAGAGAAAATTATGTTAGGATttatgataaattaaaaaataggtatttaaatAAACGTTTGCGTGCAATGGCACATTGGTGCAAAATTGAAGAAGCTCCCGCAACTATGTTTAAGAATTCTGATAGTTATAGTAATTTAATTGATACCTTTTCGGAAAATTTATCAGCTTTAGAAAATTTGGGTTATAAAATTTCGGATTTTGTGTTAGCTTACAAAATTCTCACCAAGCTTGACGAGGAGACTCACCAACGGTTTGAATTATTACATGGGTCTAGTGAAATGCCTACTTTTATTCAATTATCTGATTTCTTAGAAAGTCAATGCATTTCGTTTGACTCATCCTTGTTGTCGCCTTGTTCTCCCAAGGATtctaatagaaaaaataaatcgCCTTCTAAACACAATGCAAATAAAAATGGTTCTAAAGTCAATAATCGCTATAGTTTTTTTTCGAAGCCTAATACGACGACTTGTTTGTTATGTTCTGCCGATCACCATTTAAAAgattgttctttatttttaaataaatcttcTTATGAACGGTACAACGCTTGTAAAAGAATGCGtctttgttttaaatgtttagaAAAACACGATTCTCGTAGTTGTAGTGTCACCTCTCATTGTGGTCATTGTAATTCATCCCACCATAGTCTTTTACATTTTAAAAAGTCTGAAAGTGCCACTCACGGCGCTACTTCTGTTGCTGCCGCTCCGACTACTGCTTCTTCTGATGCTCAGGTTAATACTGGAACATTGAGCTCACATGCTGCATCATTAGGTAGTGTTACCTCAAAAAACTCGAGCGTTTTGTTAGCTACTGCTGTGGTAGAAATTATGGATGGTTGTGGATTGTATCAACCTGTTCGAGCTTTAATTGATGGGGGCAGCATGACCTCTTTTGTATCTCAGTCTTGTATTCGTCAGTTAGGTATTAGACATTCTTCTGCTACCTTATCGGTACAAGGTATTGGTGCTATAAAAAGTACAGTGGTTGGTCGAGTTGATCTTCAGATAAAACCTGTGGATAGAGTGGATCCTATTTTTAATTGTGAGGCGTTTGTGTTGCCAAAAATTTGTGAGGACCTACCCGTTGTTAGTTTGGATGTTGGGCATTGGTcttatattgctaatttaaagttgGCAGATCCTCGGTTTCATCTATCTGGTAAGGTGGACTTATTGCTTGGAGCTGATATCTTTTCTCAGTTATTATTAGAAGGTAAAGTTCAAACTCCTAGAGGTATGCCTGATGCTCTTAATACCGTTTTTGGCTATGTCCTTATGGGTCCCTGTAGTTCGGTTCCTATGACATCTGCCACCTCGTTGTTTTGTCACGTGGATCAAATGTTTTCGTTGGAGGAGTCTGTAAAGCAGTTTTGGAGTTTAGAAACTGTTCCTGAAGTAGAATGTTCAGCTCCTGAAGATATTCTTTGTGAGAAAAATTTTGTTGAGAATGTTTGTCGAGACGGCTCTGGTCGTTATACCGTTGCTCTACCTTTCAGGGAATTATCTCCTGTTTTTCCAGGAATGTTTGAGTTAGCTGTAAATCGTTTTCTTTCCTTAGAAAAAAGGCTTTTGAAAAATCCTAGTGTTTATCAGGAATATTGTACCTTTATGAAAGATTATTTGGATTTGCATCATATGGAGCTTGT ATTCTCTCCTGATGAAGAGTTACAGGAATTTCGGTTATTAACAGTTACTTATGGTGTATCATCAGCTCCTTTTCTTGCTTTAAGGACTTTGTTGCAGCTGAGTGAAGATGAAGGTAGAGAGTTTCCCCTTGCCGCTGAAGTTTTGCGTACGAGTACTTATGTTGACGATATAGTTTGTGGTGGTGATACCTTAGAAATTGCGCTAGATCTTCGGAATGAGTTGATATCCTTGTTATCTCGAGGTCAGTTTGAATTGCGTAAGTGGTCGAGCAATGATATGCGATTATTAGAAGGTTTACCGGAGTCGCATATTGGTAAGAAacctatttcttttgatgatACTAGTTGTTCGTCACCTCTAAAAATCCTTGGACTTGTATGGAATGCACAGTTGgattgtttttcttttgaagtGACAGCTCTGGACAAATCTTGTACTAAGAGAAGTATGTTGTCTGAATTGGCCCGAGTGTTTGATCCTGTAGGGTTTCTAGCTCCCATGACTTTGTTCACGAAGCACCTTATCCAACGTTTATGGTTGTCCGGAATCGACTGGGATGACTCTCCTCCAGACTCAATTTGTAAAGTTTGGAACCAGTATAAGGAACAACTGTTATCCCTTGCACAGCTTGAAATACCTAGGTGCATGTTCGTGTCCAGGTATATTTGTTGTGAG GAACGCCTTTCTCCTAATAGTTGGTTTTATGTTCCTTCTGCTCAGAATCCCGCTGATTTGGCTTCCAGAGGTGTTTTACCTGCTCTAATGTTGGAGCAATCTCATTGGTTTGCAGGTCCTGAGTTTTTGTATAACACCGATCCCATTCCAGACGCTTCCTGTTGCTTTTCTGAGTGTGCTGAAATGTTTGATGAGGAGCGTACGGTAACTTTGGCTTGTGTTAATGATGATAATTTTCTTGAGAATCTATTGAATGACATTTCCGATTTCTCGTTTATACGACGACTTATAGCTTGGATCTTGAGGTTTGCTTGGAATTCAAAATTCCCCAATGATAAGAGAGAAG